The sequence AACAAACAAATGCATTTGCGGATACACGCTccattgcagtgtgtgtgtgtgtgtgtgtgtgtgtgtgtgtgtgtgtgtgtgtgtgtgtgtgtgtgtgtgtgtgtgtgtgtgggggggggggtcgatgGCTTTACCTTGGATATAGCCTTCTTAGGCTTGACCTCAACAGGTTTGGGAGGAGCTGGTTTCTgcaggtcagagagagacacacgttAGCTTTAGCACTCAAAGATTGGGGAAACGCCATGTAAATAGCTTAGCTTATTCTAGCATAGAGTTGGGAAACAACACAGAATTAATTTAGTTTAGAGAATGGGGCATTTCTATAGAATTAGCTTAGCAAATTGAATGGGAAAATACAATTGAAATATATTATCATTGAAATATATGTAAACCTGAACGGTAAGTGTATAGTAGGCTATAGGTGAGGCCATACAATACCCACCAGTAGAGGGCAACACCTTAGATAAAGCCCTATGTACAACTTAAAAACAGTACATACTAAATAGTTGATTTAATATCAGTAAACAGGGCAGGCTATAATATTTGACAGTGAGATCACATGACAGACAGAGATAAGGTCTGGCAAACGAGAGCAAAGGAACAAAAACGAGAGCAGGATCAGACGGAACCTACAGGGATGTTTTCCCACCCCCACCTTTAGAACACTGTTCAGAACATTCACGGTCTGAATGAAATAGTCATTTAGAACGCTCCTTTCCAACGCTCCTTTCCAACACTCCATTAGAATGCTCCTTTCCAACGCTCCTGTCCAACACTCCATTAGAACGCTCCATTCCAACGCTCCATTAGAACGCTCCTTTCCAACGCTCCAATAGAACGCTCCTTTCCAACGCTCCAATAGACCGCTCCTTTCCAACGCTCCTTTCCAACGCTCCAATAGAACGCTCCATTAGAACGCTCCTTTCCAACGCTCCAATAGAACGCTCCTTTCCAACGCTCCAATAGAACGCTCCTTTCCAACGCTCCAATAGAACGCTCCTTTCCAACGCTCCAATAGAACGCTCCTTTCCAACGCTCCATTAGACCGCTCCTTTCCAACGCTCCAATAGAGCGCTCCTTTCCAACGCTCCAATAGAACGCTCCTTTCCAACGCTCCTTTCCAACGCTCCAATAGAACGCTCCTTTCCAAAGCTCCAATAGAACGCTCCTTTCCAACGCTCCAATAGAACGCTCGTTTCCAACGCTCCAATAGAACGCTCCTTTCCAACACTCCAATAGAACGCTCCTTTCCAACACTCCTTTCCAACGCTCCAATAGAACGCTCCTTTCCAACACTCCATTAGAACGCTCCTTTCCAACGCTCCTTTCCAACGGCCCTTTCCAACGCTCCAATAGAACGCTCCTTTCCAACACTCCATTAGAACGCTCCTTTCCAACGCTCCAATAGTACGCTCCTTTCCAACGCTCCTTTCCAACGCTCCTTTCCAACGCTCCAATAGAACGCTCCTTTCCAACGCTCCTTTCCAACGCTCCAATAGAACGCTCCTTTCCAACGCTCCAATAGAACGCTCCTTTCCAACGCTCCTTTCCAACGCTCCAATAGAACGCTCCTTTCCAACGCTCCAATAGAACGCTCCTTTCCAACGCTCCAATAGAACGCTCCTTTCCAACGCTCCAATAGAACGCTCCTTTCCGACGCTCCTTTAGACCGCTCCTTTCCAACGCTCCAATAGAGCGCTCCTTTCCAACGCTCCAATAGAACGCTCCTTTCCAACGCTCCTTTCCAACGCTCCAATAGAACGCTCCTTTCCAACGCTCCAATAGAACGCTCCTTTCCAACGCTCCAATAGAACGCTCCTTTCCAACGCTCCAATAGAACGCTCCTTTCCAACACTCCAATAGAACGCTCCTTTCCAACACTCCTTTCCAACGCTCCAATAGAACGCTCCTTTCCAACACTCCATTAGAACGCTCCTTTCCAATGCTCCTTTCCAACGGCCCTTTCCAACGCTCCAATAGAACGCTCCTTTCCAACACTCCATTAGAACGCTCCTTTCCAACGCTCCAATAGAACGCTCCTTTCCAACGCTCCAATAGAACGCTCCTTTCCAACGCTCCTTTCCAACGCTCCTTTCCAACGCTCCAATAGAACGCTCCTTTCCAACGCTCCTTTCCAACGCTCCAATAGAACGCTCCTTTCCAACGCTCCTTTCCAACGCTCCAATAGAACGCTCCTTTCCAATGCTCCTTTCCAACGCTCCAATAGAACGCTCCTTTCCAACGCTCCAATAGAACGCTCCTTTCCAACGCTCCAATAGAACGCTCCTTTCCAACGCTCCTTTCCAACGCTCCAATAGAACGCTCCTTTCCAACGCTCCAATAGAACGCTCCTTTCCAACGCTCCTTTCCAACACCCCTTTCCAACGCTCCTTTCCAACACTCCTTTCCAACACTCCATTAGAACGCTCCTTTCCAACGCTCCAATAGACCGCTCCTTTCCAACACTCCTTTCCAACGCTCCAATAGAACGCTCCAATAGAACACTCCTTTCCAACGCTCCAATAGAACGCTCCTTTCCAACACTCCTTTCCAACGCTCCTTTCCAACGCTCCAATAGAACGCTCCTTTCCAACGCTCCAATAGAACGCTCCTTTCCAACGCTCCAATAGAACGCTCCTTTCCAACACTCCTTTCCAACGCTCCAATAGAACGCTCCATTAGAACGATCCAATAGAACGCTCCTTTCCAATGCTCCTTTCCAACGCTCCAATAGAACGCTCCTTTCCAACGCTCCAATAGAACGCTCCATTAGAACGATCCAATAGAACGCTCCTTTCCAATGCTCCTTTCCAACGCTCCAATAGAACGCTCCTTTCCAACGCTCCATTAGAACGCTCCTTTCCAATGCTCCTTTCCAACGCTCCAATAGAACGCTCATTTCCAACGCTCCTTTCCAACGCTCCAATAGAACGCTCCTTTCCAACGCTCCAATAGAACGCTCCATTAGAACGATCCAATAGAACGCTCCTTTCCAATGCTCCTTTCCAACGCTCCAATAGAACGCTCCTTTCCAACGCTCCATTAGAACGCTCCTTTCCAACGCTCCATTAGAATGCTCCTTTCCAACGCTCCAATAGAACGCTCCATTAGAATGCCCCCTTCCAACGCTCCATTAGAACGCTCCTTTCCAATGCTCCATTTTAACACTCCATTAAAACGCTGCTGTCTGAATGGAACATTGACTGAATAAAACACTAGCTAGTtctggtaagtgtgtgtgtatatatatatatatatatatatatatatatatatatatatatatatatatatataaataaaaaaataaaggttAGATCAAAATGAATCCAAAAGATTGTTAATATTGTTGAGCTCCTAACATCACGCCTGGTGGCTGTGAGAAACTGCGACCCCACAGATTACGCCTGGCCCTAGAGTTGAGCAACAACctgagagacagcagagaggagagaggtaggaagaatgagagagggatggaggaagggggaaTTATTCAACTTACCGATGACAACCTCTCTGATCGCCTGGTGGgctacagaaggagagacagagagacacacagagaaacacagagagagacagagacacagagaaacacagagagagagacagagacacacacacagggaacgagagggggaaaggggacaGGGGGCATATCAGTTATGTGTTGAGGGGCTGGTAGTGTGTGGGATTGGATAGAGTGTGTATGTATAAAGATACCTCTTCATGTATCAGTGAGTGTTTGCTGAATGGACTGTGTGTGGTGACTGTGGTTTGCTGTTGtttaaaaacacacaaacacgacACGGAGCTCCTACCTCCTGCTTGGTGACCTTGGAGGCATCCTTGGCATGGGCCCCTTCAGGAGACTAAAAGAAACGCAGACAGGAGAGTTAGattataagaatttgttcttaactgacttgcctagtaaaataaaggtaaaataaaaaataaaaataaaataaaaaaaataataataattcaacaCACTTCATCCGCGTAACGACAGTTAACTAAagttattttttcacctttatttaaccaggtagaccagttctcatttacaactgcgaccaagCAAAGCAGACAAACAGTTAAACAAGCAAACTTACAATAAtcgtcaataacacaatataaaataaaaatagatatatgtacagtgtgtgcaaatgtagaagagtagggaggtaaggcaataaataggccatagagactaaataattacaatttagaattaacactggagtgatagatgtgcaagaagagatactgggttgcaaaagagcaagaggataaataacaatatggggatgaggtagttgggtgtgcaatttagagatgggctgtgtacaggtacagtgatcggtaagctgctctgacagctgatgctaaaagctagtgagggagtgctaagactccagcttcagtggttTTTGTAATTCcttccagttattggcagcagagaactggaaggaaaggtggccaaagtaagtgttggctttggggatgaccagtgcaatgtacctgctggagcaggtgctacgggtgggtgttgctatggtgaccagtgagctgagataaggcagggctttaccttatagatgacctggagccagtggttttgGCGACGGATATATAGTGAGggacagccaacgagagcatacaggtcacagtggtgggtagtatatggggctttggtgacaaaacagatggcactgtgatagactgcatccagtttgctgagtagagtgttgggggctattttggaAATTACATCGCCAATGTCAAGGATCGGcagaatagtcagttttacgagggtatgtttttcGCAGCATGagcgaaggaggctttgttgcgaaataggaagtcgattctaaatttaattttggattggagatgtttaatgtaagtctggaaggagagcttacagtctaaccagacacctaggtattggTAGTTGTCCACATAGTGTAATTTgaaaccgtccagagtagtgatgctagtcaggtggcaggtgcaggcagcaatcagttgaagatcatgcacttagttttactagcatttaaaagcagttggaagccacggaagtagtgttgtatggcattgaagctcgtctggaggttagttaacacagtgtccaaagaagggccagaagtacacagaatggtgtcatctgcatagaggtggatcagactCACCagcagaaagagcaacatcattgatatatacagagaaaagagtcggcccgaggactGAACCCTGTGGCGCCCCCATAGACACTGCCAGAGGTGCTGAggtgttggccggggtaggggtagccaggtggaaagcatggccagtcgtGAAGAATTtcatgcttattgaaattctcgattatcgtagatcCATCGGTGgcgacagtgtttcctatcctcagtgcagtgggcagctgggaggaggtgctcttgttctccatggactttacagtgtcccagaactttttggaattagtgttacaggaagcaaatttctgtttgaaaaagccttagctttcctgactgactgactgagtacattggttcctgacttcccttaTCTGTATAGCCAGTGTACTGTATAGCCAGTGTACCGTATAGCCAGTGTACCGTATAGCCAGTGTACCGTATAGCCAGTGTACCGTATAGCCAGTGTACTGTGTAACAGGTGAGGCTCCAGGTCAATCACAGATATGTCAGCATTCGACatccaggaacacacacaccggCTTCACAGCTGGAAGTACCAAGTATCTCAAGGATGAACCTGTCTGGGAAACCTGCCTCTAGACTGGAGCAGATAGCTTCTTGACTAACAGGCTGACTTCACCGCTCGCGTCGTGtgtgcgagcgttgcaaaataaatttagaaatctatattattcaattattgcaccacACTGCTCGCACACGCTGACGAGCATCTGTGTTgtcaagggctaaaatagaagtcagttctatttgtgacgcagatcACGTTGCAGGTCCTGccactcccatctcctcattggttatacccatgtgggtgactgaaagacgaacgaggtcagtggcggtaatgcacctaatttatgaaagttgccagtcgcaatataaagtcaataGAAGAAAAAAcctagaaggaggagagatgactagaaacaattcagttgactgttttatgtgtggattaattgtcagagtggaggaccttgtgcatttcaggtaaaataacaactcaatgttcatatcccaggacaaattagttaGCAACAGCAAGGTAGccaaataggacaaattagctagaaagtgcaagctagctaaattgacataaatgtttaatgcttttgacctgtccccaaattaatgtaattcgttcagagtttgttttgatattttaacctgcatgttGTGATctcgtttggtgtggggggacaaaatacatttatgcacgatggtgCACGCTCGCAgctggtttgggttccgtgttagagATAAAGATTATTActgaagaggagagggagtgaagaagagagagggcaTAGAACTAGAGATCATGACTCCCAGCAGATACTATCTCTCAGCCTCAGTGAGATGAGAGGACTAGAGATCATGACTCCCAGCAGATACTATCTCTCAGCctcagtggagatgagagaactaGAGATCATGACTCCCAGCAGATACTATCTCTCAGCCTCAGTGATGAGAGGACTAGAGATCATGACTCCCAGCAGATACTATCTCTCAGCctcagtggagatgagagaactaGAGATCATGACTCCCAGCAGATACTATCTCTCAGCCTCAGTGGAGATGAGAACCTTATAATAACATAGTAGTTACATAAATGAGGTCATTACAGTGACCCTGGACATCACAGGTCATGCCAGTATTGTATAAATGAGAGGAATTGTGTTTACAATGGTCTGTCATTGATAAGGAGGAATTTagaacctgtcacacacacacacctaggcaGATGTGttgggggatttatgtgttttgtcttatctagggtttttgtagtctatggggttgtgttcagttgagtgttctaggtaagtctatggttgcctggcaggtgtttatcgttgtctctgattgggaaccatatttaggcagccatattatttAGGtatcttgtgggtgattgttcttgtctctgtgttttgcaacagttaggactgtttcggtttttcccACGTTCTCTTATTTTGTAGTGTGTTCACGTTGtcatctttcattaaagatgtttataaataaccacgctgcatttcggtcctcctctccttcccggGAAGAAAATCGTGACAGCCTTATAACATGAAATAAAACAGTCATTTAAAAACAGATCTTCAACAGGGGTGCAGCAGTCCAGCAGCATATCAACATTAAGTCACGTAGCAGTGCCTTAAAATAGGACCACTTGAGACTGGTTACTTAGATTTATCAGATtcaagtttttctttaagaagatGCTCTGCAGTGAGCACAGATGGGCTTAGCAGTGGAGAACACCCGCTCATGTTGTTGCCTGAAGGCCGTGAAGAAGTCGTTTCTGATTGGTTGCCGTTTAATCCaccagttcctggatgggagaccagatgctgctggaagtggtgttggagggccagtaggaggcactctttcctctggtctaaaaaattatcctgtgtagggtgccgtctttcggatgggacgttaaacgggtgtcctgactctgaggtcattaaagatcccattgcacttatcgtaagagttggggtgttaaccccagtgtcctggctaaattcccaatttggccatcaaaccatcacagtcacctaataatccccagtttacaattggctcattaatccccctcctctcccctggaaCTATTCCcgaggttgttgctgcaaatgagaacgtgttcagtcaacttacctggtaaaataacagatatgAAGAAATTAGCAGTTTGCTATTTAAGTTAATTGCGGCTACAACGCTCTTTTCCTTCATAACTAATGAGCTGCAGACAACTATAAAACATTATTACTACGTGGATATTTATCCCACGTTCATTTATACGCCATTGGTTTATGcaataatatattttatttaaaaaaaatgtatacaatgAAATATATTTTCCTAGCTGTAATATATGATTAATGTATTGTTCAGTTCGCAGTTCACCGTGGACCCTGTACCGAACAGTTCAATATGAATAAATGTACCGTGGATTCTGTACCGAACAGTTCAATATGAATAAATGTACCGTGGATTCTGTACCGGTTCAATATGAATAAATGTACCGTGGACCCTGTACCGGTTCAATATGAATAAATGCACCGTGGACCCTGTACCGGTTCAATATGAATAAATGTACCGCGGACCCTGTACCGAACAGTTCAATATGAATAAATGTACCGCGGACCCTGTACCGAACAGTTCAATATGAATAAATGTACCGCGGACCCTGTACCGAACAGTTCAATATGAATAAATGTACCGCGGACCCTATACCAAACGGTTCAATATGAATAAATGTACCGTGGACCCTGTACCGAACAGTTCAATATGAAAAAATGTACCGGTTCACCCTTATGTCACAGTActttgaaaaataaaaaaatggacgGAATGATGCCAATTTATGTTTTGGAATCATGAAAGTCCGAAATGTGCTTTATGAGTTgtgaccctagggtggcaacacatacattctGAGTGATGTCAAtgagtctttctccattctgactgtgctgctgctccagttaactgttctgcctgttattattattattcgaccatgctggtcatttatgaacatttgaacatcttggccatgttctgttataatctccacccagcacagccagaagaggactggccaccccacatagcctggttcatctctaggtttcttcctaggttttggcctttctagggagtttttcctagccaccgtgcttctacacctgcattgcttgctgtttggggttttaggctgggtttctgtacagcactttgagatatcagctgatgtacgaagggctatataaatacatttgatttgattcaaagtacttaaagggtctgaacactatGTAAAGGAGTTTATAtataaaatgagaaaataaaatctgtttttgtcttgtcattatggggtattgtgtgtagattgatgaggtggagaaaaacaaaacaatttaatccattttagaataaggctgtattcaaaatttggaaaaagtcaacgagtctgaaaactttccgaacgCAAAGTGAAAACAGCCGTCATCAACACTGTTGCAGACTGAACACAGCGGTCTCCTGGTCGAGGAATAACAAATGAGCTTCTTGAGTGACAGGGGGCTATATCTGTGTGGAAAGCAGCATGGAGAGGGATGACTCAAGTAGcaaagtaaactataaaaatggaaGTTATACATgccgtatcacatttaacaaaccaaacattgaaatgccattttagaaggtaaagtaaaaacacaAACTGGTTCGTGCATGAATACAGGTATATTTTAAAATATAGTAGACCACCCAGCTCTAGTAGACAGCTAGGCAGGTGTGTAGACAGCTATGCAGCCAGCTAGGCAGGTGTATAGCCAGCTAGGTAGGTAGGCTGGTGTGTAGGCAGGTTGGCTAGTGTGTAGGCAGGTTGGCTAGTGTGTAGACAGGTTGGCTAGTGTGTAGGCAGGCAGGCTAGTGTGTAGGCAGGCAGGCTAGTGTGTAGGCAGGTTGGCTAGTGTGTAGGCAGGTTGGCTAGTGTGTAGGCAGGTTGGCTAGTGTGTAGGCAGGTTGGCTAGTGTGTAGGCAGCTAAGGAGCTCGGCAGGTAGGCAGACAGCTAGGCAGCTCAGCAGGTAGGTAAGCAGCTAGGCAGACAGCTAGGAAGCTCGGCAGGTAGGTAAGCAgctaggcagacaggcagacagctaGGCAGACAGCTAGGTAGGTAGACAGACGGCTAGGCAGGCAGAGGGCAGATGGCTAGGCAGACGGCTAGGCAGACTGCTAGGTAGGCTGGTGTGTAGCCAGCTAGGTAGGCGGGTGTGTAGCCAGCTAGGCAGGTGTGTAGGCAGGTGTGTAGCCAGCTAGGCAGGTgtgtaggcaggtaggcagctcGGCAAGCAGGTAGGTAGGCAGCTcggcaggcaggtaggtaggcagctcggcaggcaggtaggtaggcagctcggcaggcaggtaggtaggcagctcggcaggcaggtaggtaggcagctcggcaggcaggtaggtaggcagctcagcaggcaggtaggtaggcagcTCGGCTGGTAGGTAGGCAGGTGTGTAAGCAGCTATGCGGGAAGGTGTGGCGGTAGATAGGCAGGTGTGTAGGCAGCTAGACAGCTTGGCAGGCAGGTGTGTAGACAGGTAGCTATGTAGACAGCTAGTCCGGTGTGTAGGCAGGGAGACAGCTAGGCAGGTgtggaggtagataggtagacaGCTAGGCAGACAGCTAGGCATGTTTGTAGGCAGCTAGACAGGTAGGTAGGTGTGTAGG is a genomic window of Oncorhynchus gorbuscha isolate QuinsamMale2020 ecotype Even-year linkage group LG12, OgorEven_v1.0, whole genome shotgun sequence containing:
- the hmgn3 gene encoding high mobility group nucleosome-binding domain-containing protein 3 isoform X3, with protein sequence MPKRKSPEGAHAKDASKVTKQEPTRRSERLSSKPAPPKPVEVKPKKAISKDMKEKKGGAKVKEDGPCHNGQAMTEEETEAVEAESVKEKE